One Vibrio sp. 16 genomic window carries:
- the dapE gene encoding succinyl-diaminopimelate desuccinylase encodes MTDSPTLALAKYLISRQSVTPEDAGCQDAMIERLKALGFEIEVMVFEDTTNFWARRGTEAPLFAFAGHTDVVPAGNLDQWHTPPFEPTEIDGYLHGRGAADMKGSLASMIVAVEQFIADNPNHKGSIGFLITSDEEGPFINGTVRVVETLMARGENIDMCIVGEPSSTEVVGDVVKNGRRGSITGDLTVKGTQGHVAYPHLANNPVHQSLMAIHELATTEWDQGNAYFPPTSFQIPNVHAGTGASNVIPGEFNVQFNLRFSTELNNDMIVNRVVETLDKHELDYDLKWTFNGDPFLTDTGALLDAVVDAVDSVNQTKPALLTTGGTSDGRFIARMDCQVVELGPVNATIHKVNECVKIDDLEKLTQMYQKTLENLLA; translated from the coding sequence ATGACAGATAGCCCGACACTGGCTCTCGCAAAGTACTTAATCAGCCGCCAGTCGGTAACCCCTGAAGATGCTGGTTGCCAAGATGCGATGATCGAACGTTTAAAAGCCCTCGGCTTCGAAATTGAAGTGATGGTGTTTGAAGACACCACTAACTTCTGGGCACGCCGTGGTACGGAGGCTCCACTGTTTGCATTTGCGGGTCATACTGACGTCGTACCGGCTGGTAACTTAGACCAATGGCACACGCCCCCATTCGAACCGACTGAAATTGATGGCTATCTGCATGGCCGTGGCGCGGCCGATATGAAAGGCTCGTTAGCCAGTATGATTGTCGCCGTGGAGCAGTTCATCGCAGACAACCCAAATCATAAAGGGTCGATCGGTTTTTTGATTACATCGGATGAAGAAGGGCCATTCATTAATGGTACTGTCCGTGTGGTAGAAACTCTAATGGCACGTGGTGAGAACATCGATATGTGTATTGTCGGTGAACCATCAAGTACCGAAGTGGTGGGAGACGTAGTGAAAAACGGTCGTCGTGGCTCGATTACTGGCGATCTCACGGTCAAAGGCACGCAAGGTCACGTGGCGTACCCTCACCTTGCGAATAACCCCGTGCACCAGTCACTAATGGCAATTCACGAACTCGCGACCACCGAATGGGATCAAGGTAACGCTTACTTCCCACCAACCAGTTTCCAAATCCCAAATGTTCATGCAGGCACTGGTGCATCGAATGTCATTCCAGGTGAGTTTAACGTTCAGTTCAATCTAAGATTCAGCACCGAACTCAACAACGACATGATCGTTAACCGTGTTGTTGAGACCTTGGATAAACATGAGCTGGACTACGACCTAAAGTGGACCTTCAATGGTGACCCATTCTTGACCGATACTGGCGCGCTATTGGACGCAGTCGTCGATGCGGTGGATTCAGTTAACCAAACCAAACCAGCGCTACTCACCACTGGTGGCACATCTGATGGCCGATTCATCGCCCGAATGGATTGCCAAGTGGTCGAACTTGGCCCTGTTAACGCAACCATTCATAAAGTGAACGAGTGCGTGAAAATTGATGATCTGGAAAAACTCACCCAGATGTATCAAAAAACCCTCGAAAACCTGCTCGCTTAG
- a CDS encoding ArsC family reductase has protein sequence MTITMYGIPNCDTIKKAKKWLEAEGIEFQFHDYRKQGVDKAMVETFCQQLGWENVLNKRGTTYRQLTQEQKDGLNEANAIALLVEQPAMIKRPILLSGDSYHLGFKADQYAAIFS, from the coding sequence ATGACAATTACCATGTACGGTATTCCTAACTGCGACACCATTAAAAAAGCCAAGAAATGGTTAGAAGCGGAAGGCATTGAGTTCCAGTTTCACGACTACCGTAAGCAAGGCGTAGACAAAGCCATGGTGGAAACGTTTTGCCAACAGCTCGGTTGGGAAAATGTCCTCAATAAACGCGGAACCACCTACCGCCAACTAACCCAAGAGCAAAAAGATGGGCTAAACGAAGCCAATGCGATTGCCCTACTGGTAGAACAACCGGCAATGATTAAACGCCCTATTCTCCTGTCAGGTGATAGCTACCACCTAGGTTTTAAAGCAGATCAATACGCTGCGATTTTTTCATAA
- a CDS encoding winged helix-turn-helix domain-containing protein has translation MELSPVFARRLYLALLVENLERPNVPKLIEKTGWPRRTIQDVIKALPGIGIELMFVQDGRRHNDGYYQLSDWGPFDSQWVIDREPDIAASLGFKA, from the coding sequence ATGGAATTGAGTCCTGTTTTTGCAAGGCGACTGTATTTAGCGCTACTTGTCGAGAATTTAGAACGACCTAACGTTCCAAAACTGATTGAAAAGACTGGGTGGCCACGCCGAACAATTCAAGATGTCATTAAGGCTCTTCCTGGCATAGGTATTGAGTTGATGTTTGTTCAAGATGGGCGACGTCACAATGATGGGTATTACCAACTCTCTGATTGGGGCCCATTTGATAGCCAGTGGGTAATAGACCGAGAGCCAGACATCGCCGCCAGTTTAGGTTTTAAAGCCTAG
- a CDS encoding DUF4156 domain-containing protein, producing the protein MLLKFNNALTLSLVAVFMAGCTSPMNRLDSPAQAVHLRMDAGFDADDCQWLGEVTGSEGHWYSYLFFTNDVMVQGAMNDIKNRAKKLGANTVFVTAPQDFTTSFTVMGSAYRCSNKD; encoded by the coding sequence ATGTTACTCAAATTCAATAATGCACTAACCCTTTCTCTGGTTGCCGTGTTCATGGCAGGTTGTACCTCGCCGATGAACCGTCTAGACAGCCCAGCTCAAGCCGTTCACTTAAGAATGGATGCTGGATTTGATGCTGATGATTGCCAATGGCTAGGCGAAGTGACTGGCAGTGAGGGGCATTGGTACAGCTATCTGTTTTTTACCAATGATGTGATGGTGCAAGGTGCGATGAATGACATAAAAAATCGCGCCAAGAAGCTTGGCGCGAATACTGTGTTTGTCACTGCTCCTCAAGACTTCACCACCTCCTTTACTGTGATGGGGAGTGCTTATCGGTGCAGCAATAAAGACTAG
- a CDS encoding DUF2956 domain-containing protein — protein sequence MNKKVVPSQETQQEAMKIAKATQKPGQTKEQTKLIAQGIEKGIAQYKKQQKEKSRQADKARKKAQKAKRVEQTDVEAELPMDSHSQPSTPTRLPWVLLALSWIGFIAYVTQIQ from the coding sequence ATGAACAAAAAAGTCGTTCCGTCGCAAGAAACCCAGCAAGAAGCAATGAAAATTGCCAAAGCCACCCAAAAGCCCGGACAGACCAAAGAGCAAACCAAACTGATCGCTCAAGGGATTGAAAAAGGGATTGCGCAATACAAAAAACAGCAAAAAGAGAAGTCCCGCCAAGCCGACAAAGCAAGAAAAAAAGCACAGAAAGCCAAACGTGTTGAGCAAACCGACGTTGAAGCAGAACTGCCAATGGATTCTCACTCACAACCCTCAACCCCAACTCGATTACCTTGGGTGTTGCTAGCCCTGAGCTGGATTGGATTTATCGCCTATGTTACTCAAATTCAATAA
- a CDS encoding tetratricopeptide repeat protein: MKKIVLFSAVIAVPLFFWFKGSPPLPPEAAEQVTRQRDPMSDIQGKLKQDPNQAPLWFQLGHGYLNQQEFDAALTSFDYAIRLSPEPVASHYAAKATARYYLNNQVLDDEVSALLNKALKIEPLNLTALSLIASDHFISFRYQQAIDTWTKMLDSQDRDLDRASIIHSLNLAKQMQNNQ, from the coding sequence GTGAAAAAAATAGTGCTTTTCAGTGCGGTTATCGCCGTGCCTCTGTTTTTCTGGTTTAAAGGTTCACCGCCTCTCCCGCCCGAAGCCGCTGAGCAGGTCACTCGTCAGCGTGACCCAATGAGCGACATTCAGGGCAAGCTCAAGCAAGATCCAAATCAAGCGCCATTGTGGTTTCAATTGGGTCATGGTTATCTGAACCAGCAAGAGTTTGATGCGGCCTTGACGAGCTTTGACTACGCAATTCGACTGAGCCCAGAGCCAGTGGCCAGCCACTACGCGGCGAAAGCAACCGCGCGTTACTACTTGAACAACCAAGTGCTCGATGATGAGGTCAGCGCATTGTTGAACAAGGCTCTTAAGATAGAACCGCTCAATTTAACCGCCCTTTCTTTGATTGCCAGTGATCATTTCATTAGCTTTCGTTATCAGCAAGCGATTGACACTTGGACAAAGATGCTCGATTCACAAGACCGTGATTTAGACCGAGCTTCCATCATTCATTCTTTAAACCTCGCTAAGCAGATGCAGAACAATCAGTAG
- the nrfA gene encoding ammonia-forming nitrite reductase cytochrome c552 subunit, protein MMSSASFAASENNDLIDPRNDAYEQNHPDQYQSWKATSESDHIEDALAEDPNMVIMWAGYGFAKDYNKARGHFYALDDVRQTLRTGAPQDDKSGPMPMACWSCKSPDVGRVIDERGEDGYFEGKWARLGEEIANPIGCADCHDTRSEGFKKGEPALALAKPYVDRAFQAINKPFEKQSRLDQQASVCAQCHVEYYFTGPTKAVKFPWDMGTSVDEMEQYYDALNFKDWTHKVSKAPMLKAQHPGYETWRDGVHGKNKVVCVDCHMPKVTKEDGTVYTDHKVGNPFDRFEDTCANCHTQSKEQMYEIVSSRKAQVLNMKLTAEKQIVAAHFEAGAAWDAGATDAEMKDILQDIRHAQWRWDYAIASHGVHMHAPEVALEVLGTAVDKAADARTKLVRLLAKKGITDPVVLPDISTKEAAQKALGMDMEKMNADKAHFLDTVVPEWDKAAKERESQY, encoded by the coding sequence ATGATGAGCTCAGCCAGCTTCGCGGCGTCTGAAAACAACGATCTCATCGATCCTAGAAACGATGCCTATGAGCAAAACCACCCAGATCAATACCAAAGCTGGAAAGCAACGTCTGAAAGTGACCACATTGAAGACGCACTAGCCGAAGACCCCAATATGGTGATCATGTGGGCGGGGTATGGGTTTGCCAAAGACTACAATAAAGCTCGCGGCCACTTTTATGCACTCGACGATGTGCGTCAAACACTGCGTACAGGTGCTCCCCAAGATGACAAATCTGGCCCTATGCCAATGGCATGTTGGAGCTGTAAAAGCCCTGATGTGGGGCGAGTCATTGACGAACGTGGAGAAGATGGCTACTTCGAAGGTAAGTGGGCTCGCTTAGGTGAAGAAATTGCCAATCCAATTGGCTGCGCCGACTGTCACGACACTCGTAGCGAGGGTTTCAAAAAGGGAGAGCCAGCACTAGCGCTTGCAAAACCTTATGTTGATCGCGCGTTCCAAGCCATCAATAAACCGTTTGAAAAACAGTCTCGCCTTGATCAACAAGCGTCGGTTTGTGCACAGTGCCACGTTGAGTACTACTTCACTGGGCCAACCAAAGCGGTCAAGTTCCCTTGGGATATGGGCACCTCTGTCGATGAAATGGAACAGTACTATGACGCGCTCAACTTTAAAGACTGGACGCATAAAGTCTCAAAAGCGCCAATGCTAAAAGCTCAGCACCCTGGGTATGAGACGTGGCGTGACGGCGTTCATGGTAAAAACAAAGTGGTCTGTGTGGATTGCCATATGCCTAAAGTGACCAAAGAAGATGGCACGGTTTACACCGACCACAAAGTAGGCAACCCGTTTGATCGCTTCGAAGACACCTGCGCTAACTGCCACACTCAAAGCAAAGAGCAAATGTATGAAATCGTTTCGAGCCGTAAAGCGCAAGTTCTCAACATGAAGCTGACGGCTGAGAAGCAAATTGTTGCCGCTCACTTTGAAGCAGGAGCGGCGTGGGATGCTGGCGCGACTGACGCAGAGATGAAAGATATCTTGCAAGACATTCGCCATGCGCAATGGCGCTGGGATTATGCGATTGCATCACACGGCGTTCACATGCACGCTCCAGAAGTCGCGCTTGAAGTGCTCGGTACCGCGGTAGATAAAGCCGCCGACGCGCGAACCAAGTTGGTCCGTTTGTTAGCGAAAAAAGGCATCACCGATCCCGTTGTTCTGCCGGACATCTCTACCAAAGAAGCAGCTCAGAAAGCTCTGGGGATGGATATGGAGAAGATGAACGCAGACAAGGCGCACTTCTTAGATACCGTAGTACCAGAATGGGACAAGGCCGCAAAAGAACGTGAATCTCAGTACTAA
- the nrfB gene encoding cytochrome c nitrite reductase pentaheme subunit — MGNIKLAIVIMLKSLLAFCLYGYSLHAVADTSSLQTEGQSARHEVTLIRDKDYKCVQCHKDSKQSLQGSHGEDAHKILGREVTCTECHNNIGPDHREGAPIVTKYSSAQSQPGTDKVFLDPEQILKANSQCTDCHQPKYLRDDSWTHDVHAKNLTCSNCHDVHASKTKVLGLERKEKIKLCVDCHSDFNQQKKEQ; from the coding sequence ATGGGCAATATAAAGTTGGCCATAGTCATAATGCTAAAGTCTCTCCTAGCATTCTGCCTCTATGGTTATTCGCTTCATGCCGTTGCCGACACTTCAAGCTTGCAAACTGAAGGCCAAAGCGCTCGCCATGAAGTCACGCTTATCCGTGACAAGGACTATAAATGTGTCCAATGTCATAAGGATTCGAAACAATCTTTACAAGGTTCACACGGTGAGGATGCACACAAGATCCTTGGCCGTGAAGTGACGTGTACCGAATGTCATAACAACATTGGACCAGACCACCGTGAAGGTGCTCCGATTGTCACTAAGTATTCAAGTGCTCAGTCACAACCAGGGACCGATAAAGTCTTCCTCGATCCTGAGCAGATACTCAAAGCGAATAGTCAATGTACAGACTGTCACCAGCCTAAGTATTTGCGCGACGATAGCTGGACTCACGATGTGCACGCAAAGAATTTGACCTGTTCGAATTGTCACGATGTACATGCCAGCAAAACCAAAGTGCTTGGTTTGGAACGCAAAGAGAAAATTAAGCTTTGTGTCGACTGCCATTCTGACTTTAACCAGCAGAAAAAGGAGCAGTGA
- the nrfC gene encoding cytochrome c nitrite reductase Fe-S protein has product MSCSRRNFLAGTGALIFTTGVAGTAVLSSRKTLANVEEDGNKLYGMVHDETACIGCTACTDACREVNKVPEGVSRLEIIRSEPQGEFPNVDYRFTRKSCQHCENPPCVYVCPTGAAYKDEKTGIVDVHKEKCVGCGYCLAACPYQVRFFNPEDHSADKCNFCRDTNLAQGKLPACVESCPTNALIFGDLNDPDSDINQVLNTEVVYRDKAHLGTKPKLYKVPHQKGEISS; this is encoded by the coding sequence ATGAGTTGTTCTAGACGAAACTTTTTAGCCGGTACAGGGGCGCTTATCTTTACGACAGGCGTTGCGGGTACTGCGGTGTTAAGTAGCCGAAAAACATTGGCCAATGTAGAAGAAGATGGAAACAAACTCTACGGCATGGTTCACGACGAAACCGCATGTATTGGTTGTACAGCATGTACCGATGCTTGCCGTGAAGTGAATAAGGTCCCTGAGGGCGTCTCGCGCTTAGAAATAATTCGTAGTGAGCCCCAAGGTGAGTTCCCAAATGTTGATTACCGTTTTACTCGCAAATCTTGTCAACACTGTGAAAATCCACCTTGCGTTTATGTTTGCCCAACGGGAGCCGCTTACAAAGATGAGAAAACGGGCATTGTGGATGTTCATAAAGAGAAGTGCGTGGGGTGTGGCTATTGCTTGGCGGCATGCCCTTATCAAGTGCGTTTCTTTAATCCTGAAGACCATTCCGCTGACAAGTGTAACTTCTGCCGCGATACCAATTTAGCACAAGGTAAACTGCCAGCCTGTGTGGAATCTTGTCCAACGAACGCGTTGATTTTTGGTGATCTCAACGATCCCGATAGCGACATTAACCAAGTGTTGAATACCGAAGTGGTTTATCGCGATAAGGCGCATTTAGGGACGAAGCCCAAACTGTATAAAGTGCCTCATCAGAAAGGGGAGATCTCATCATGA
- the nrfD gene encoding cytochrome c nitrite reductase subunit NrfD, whose translation MNGFESAFHFDSLVWDWIIAIYLFLAGMSAGAVMIGLYLRRKVIEGDPANNGILKAVAWLAPFGIIVGLLILVFHLTKPLEFWKIMIYFNVTSVMSMGVILFQVYMAVLFVWIGVLFRHQIISFCEGKLPSGLLDLVDGLLIKAKQVNNPLELFLGFLALVLAAYTGFLLSALKTYPMLNNPVLPILFLFSSLSSGAAACLLFGILVFKESASSPSVSWVHGFERPVVLFELFVLVTFFTGLIFSGGQNEVAAWNAIGGGFWSNWFWFGVVLIGMLLPLTLNAVSPKEVRHNGGYIFVVTMLSLVGVLMLRTFILYAGQMTVV comes from the coding sequence ATGAATGGATTTGAAAGTGCTTTTCACTTTGACTCGTTAGTATGGGATTGGATCATTGCCATCTATCTCTTCTTAGCGGGTATGTCTGCGGGGGCGGTGATGATTGGTCTCTACCTACGCCGCAAAGTCATTGAGGGTGACCCTGCTAATAACGGCATTTTGAAAGCGGTGGCTTGGCTTGCGCCATTTGGCATTATCGTCGGGTTGTTGATCTTGGTTTTCCACTTAACCAAGCCGCTCGAGTTTTGGAAGATTATGATTTACTTCAACGTGACCTCGGTTATGTCGATGGGCGTCATTTTATTCCAAGTCTATATGGCGGTATTGTTTGTTTGGATCGGCGTGCTATTTCGCCATCAAATCATCAGCTTCTGTGAAGGAAAATTGCCAAGTGGGTTGCTGGATTTGGTGGATGGTTTGCTCATTAAAGCCAAGCAAGTCAATAACCCGTTGGAGCTGTTTCTTGGTTTCCTTGCCTTGGTTTTGGCTGCCTATACCGGCTTCTTATTGTCGGCATTGAAGACGTATCCGATGCTAAACAACCCAGTGTTACCGATACTGTTTTTGTTCTCGAGCCTCTCTTCCGGCGCGGCAGCCTGCTTGCTGTTTGGAATCTTAGTCTTTAAAGAATCAGCGAGCAGCCCTAGCGTGTCTTGGGTGCATGGCTTTGAACGTCCAGTTGTGCTGTTTGAATTGTTTGTTCTGGTTACCTTCTTTACGGGATTGATTTTCAGTGGCGGACAAAACGAAGTGGCGGCTTGGAATGCGATTGGAGGCGGGTTCTGGTCGAACTGGTTCTGGTTTGGTGTTGTGCTGATTGGGATGTTATTGCCACTCACATTGAACGCGGTGTCGCCAAAAGAGGTTCGCCATAATGGTGGGTACATCTTTGTTGTGACTATGCTGAGCCTAGTTGGTGTACTCATGTTGCGTACCTTTATTTTGTACGCTGGCCAGATGACGGTCGTGTAA
- a CDS encoding heme lyase CcmF/NrfE family subunit — MAGELGLLSLVWIAVLSSLSVATFAWQRYRNAASRLSLVCIVRLVAVGAILSLGLLAFLFLNDQFQFAYVATHSNSALPQFYKLAAVWGGHEGSMLFWVFTLSLWSALISFHPRKPSRYIQHVLWIMLAFVAAFSWFTLLASNPFSYSEVYVTEGRDLNPMLQDVGLIFHPPLLYLGYIGFSTVLAFALAALLEPKFDAHWVKECRLWAVSSWMLLTLGILVGSWWAYNELGWGGWWFWDPVENASLLPWLTGTALLHTLIASSRYQQLTLWSLSLALVTFSLSILGTFIVRSGILTSVHAFAIDPSKGITLLAILALTLLGSFVLLLRQSDTIRSEGLHSVLGRSYLILVSAGLLIVATFTVFLGTFYPMLYELLGLGSISVGAPYFNTLIQPLALLALLGMGMAPLMKWHHGSYVSWRAIVLLFTIASFVGAAAYRLQVTDWRFATLLVWMLGAWVIGSHLLIAAKNRTVSFMVLAHAGLAVVCIGASMNSQHSYELNRKMEPGTTTELAQWQVTYLATEWYVGPNYTAEQGVLEFSSPAGASFRLAPERRHYPVRVMNMSEPAIRSTWHGDYYVTLGAKVDSKAYAVKIQYRSYIAWIWAGAIMAILGGLLPLLRSFSLIKSRVTHGAIQQS, encoded by the coding sequence ATGGCGGGAGAGCTAGGGCTATTGTCGTTGGTGTGGATCGCGGTGCTCAGCAGTTTGAGTGTGGCGACGTTTGCTTGGCAACGCTATCGCAATGCAGCCTCGCGGCTCTCCCTAGTTTGCATAGTACGTTTGGTTGCGGTGGGGGCGATTCTCAGCTTAGGGCTACTGGCGTTCCTATTTTTAAATGATCAGTTCCAGTTTGCCTACGTCGCTACCCATTCCAACTCGGCGCTCCCTCAATTTTACAAGCTCGCTGCCGTGTGGGGTGGGCATGAGGGCTCCATGCTGTTTTGGGTGTTTACCTTAAGTTTATGGAGTGCGTTAATCTCGTTTCATCCACGTAAACCGTCGCGCTACATTCAGCATGTTTTATGGATTATGTTGGCTTTTGTCGCTGCGTTTAGTTGGTTTACCTTGCTGGCGTCAAACCCGTTTAGCTACAGTGAGGTTTATGTCACTGAAGGGCGAGACTTGAATCCGATGCTGCAAGATGTCGGGCTGATCTTTCACCCGCCTTTGCTTTATCTCGGCTACATAGGATTCTCTACCGTCTTAGCGTTTGCTTTAGCGGCATTGCTTGAACCCAAATTTGATGCTCACTGGGTGAAAGAGTGTCGACTGTGGGCGGTGTCATCATGGATGCTACTGACATTAGGTATCTTGGTCGGTTCTTGGTGGGCATACAATGAACTAGGGTGGGGCGGCTGGTGGTTTTGGGACCCAGTAGAAAACGCGTCGTTACTGCCTTGGCTCACGGGGACGGCACTGCTACATACCTTGATTGCTTCATCGCGCTATCAGCAGCTTACATTATGGTCGCTCAGCTTGGCGTTGGTGACATTCAGTTTGAGTATTCTCGGAACTTTTATTGTCCGGTCAGGAATTTTAACCTCGGTGCATGCATTTGCGATTGACCCTAGCAAAGGGATTACCTTGCTCGCGATTTTAGCCCTCACCTTGCTCGGCTCGTTTGTTCTGCTTCTTCGCCAAAGCGATACTATTCGTAGCGAAGGATTGCACTCGGTGCTGGGTCGAAGCTACTTGATATTGGTGTCTGCAGGCTTATTGATTGTGGCAACGTTTACGGTGTTTTTGGGTACCTTTTATCCGATGCTATACGAGTTGCTGGGTTTAGGCTCCATATCGGTCGGGGCGCCTTACTTCAATACTCTGATTCAACCTTTAGCTTTGCTCGCTTTGCTGGGGATGGGGATGGCGCCTCTTATGAAGTGGCATCATGGGAGCTATGTGAGTTGGCGCGCGATAGTGCTCTTATTTACGATTGCCTCATTCGTTGGGGCTGCGGCGTATCGGCTTCAAGTGACGGACTGGCGCTTCGCTACCTTGCTGGTTTGGATGCTTGGCGCGTGGGTTATTGGTAGTCATTTGCTGATCGCAGCCAAGAACCGAACTGTGAGCTTTATGGTGCTGGCTCATGCGGGGCTAGCCGTCGTTTGTATTGGGGCGAGTATGAACAGCCAACACTCTTATGAGCTCAATCGTAAAATGGAGCCAGGCACAACCACTGAACTGGCGCAGTGGCAAGTGACCTACCTTGCTACCGAATGGTACGTTGGCCCCAATTATACTGCCGAGCAGGGGGTGCTTGAGTTTTCGTCTCCGGCAGGTGCGAGCTTCAGGCTGGCACCAGAACGTCGCCACTATCCAGTGCGTGTCATGAATATGAGTGAGCCAGCGATTCGCTCAACATGGCATGGTGATTACTATGTCACATTGGGAGCGAAGGTTGATAGCAAGGCGTACGCGGTCAAAATACAATATCGCTCCTATATTGCATGGATTTGGGCGGGCGCAATTATGGCGATACTGGGTGGATTGTTGCCATTGCTGCGCTCTTTTTCGTTGATCAAGTCGAGAGTGACTCATGGCGCTATTCAACAATCGTAA
- a CDS encoding DsbE family thiol:disulfide interchange protein has protein sequence MALFNNRKVFVFVLLLAGFIGFLVAGLQSGNFGPSQQPVVRQLPSIPVTLLASGSVVHSDTLLGQDFQLVNVWASWCGVCKAEHAFLNQLSSAGVPIIGLNYRDKKAAAQNYLALGGDPYRQVMFDPKGQFGIELGVVGTPETYVVNREGEIVYKHFGLLNQTSWDARFAQYFSQEVDNHDS, from the coding sequence ATGGCGCTATTCAACAATCGTAAAGTGTTTGTTTTTGTCCTGCTGTTGGCGGGCTTTATTGGTTTCTTGGTGGCGGGGCTTCAATCGGGAAACTTTGGCCCTAGTCAGCAGCCTGTTGTACGCCAGCTCCCTTCCATACCTGTCACATTGCTAGCCAGTGGCTCTGTGGTTCACAGTGATACGCTTCTCGGACAAGATTTTCAGTTAGTGAATGTGTGGGCTTCTTGGTGTGGTGTGTGCAAGGCCGAGCATGCTTTTCTCAATCAACTCTCCAGTGCGGGGGTTCCAATCATTGGTCTAAACTATCGAGACAAAAAAGCCGCGGCGCAAAACTATTTAGCCTTGGGGGGCGACCCTTATCGACAGGTCATGTTTGATCCCAAGGGTCAGTTTGGAATAGAACTAGGAGTCGTGGGGACGCCGGAAACGTATGTGGTCAATCGTGAGGGCGAAATCGTCTACAAGCATTTTGGTCTACTGAATCAAACTTCATGGGATGCTCGGTTCGCCCAATATTTTAGCCAAGAAGTGGATAACCATGATTCGTAA
- a CDS encoding cytochrome c-type biogenesis protein CcmH codes for MIRNIGIVVAVLMSLNLCAQEPQLFAASDSELEVKVELYEFESPAHQKRAIALAKSLRCPQCQNQNLVESNSPLAKDLRLIVFEKINAGEDEQQVIDFMTARYGEFVRYKPSFSWQNSLLWGLPILLLIGFFWLSVKSVRNRQA; via the coding sequence ATGATTCGTAATATAGGGATTGTCGTTGCGGTGTTGATGTCGCTCAACCTCTGTGCCCAAGAGCCACAACTCTTCGCGGCATCAGACAGTGAGCTTGAAGTCAAAGTTGAGTTGTATGAGTTTGAAAGTCCGGCTCATCAAAAGCGAGCGATTGCACTGGCCAAATCATTGCGCTGTCCTCAATGCCAAAATCAAAACCTTGTCGAGTCAAACTCCCCCCTTGCCAAAGATCTGCGCTTAATTGTGTTTGAGAAAATAAATGCAGGGGAAGATGAGCAGCAAGTGATCGATTTTATGACGGCAAGGTACGGTGAGTTTGTCCGCTACAAGCCAAGTTTTTCTTGGCAAAATAGCCTGCTTTGGGGGTTACCGATTTTGTTGTTGATTGGATTCTTTTGGCTCTCCGTAAAGTCAGTGCGAAATCGACAGGCTTAA
- a CDS encoding DUF2919 domain-containing protein: protein MRYSIEQYDKHGFLKAPKWLWLGWLFMAKAWVVFVVAGASRESGSKILNIVYPDHSMLYLGLAMGLPSIFLMWLISLRNPERGWVNKLVSWGKSITLVTVVSQFSQSVYHVYLEQGAFSWANGITMLVLLWFGLYVMKSRSVRDSFYNPPAS from the coding sequence GTGCGGTACTCAATAGAACAATACGACAAACATGGATTTTTGAAAGCGCCGAAATGGCTGTGGCTGGGCTGGTTATTTATGGCCAAAGCTTGGGTCGTTTTTGTTGTCGCGGGCGCCAGTCGTGAAAGTGGCAGTAAGATTCTCAATATCGTCTATCCTGATCATTCCATGCTGTATCTAGGCTTGGCAATGGGCTTACCGAGCATCTTTTTGATGTGGTTAATTAGCTTACGAAACCCTGAAAGGGGCTGGGTAAACAAATTAGTCAGCTGGGGAAAAAGCATTACGCTTGTGACCGTGGTTAGCCAATTTTCGCAAAGCGTTTATCATGTATATCTAGAGCAAGGGGCCTTTAGTTGGGCAAATGGCATCACCATGCTTGTCCTGCTTTGGTTTGGTCTTTACGTGATGAAAAGCCGCAGCGTGCGAGACAGCTTTTACAATCCGCCAGCTTCCTAA